From the Leptospira sp. WS60.C2 genome, one window contains:
- a CDS encoding DUF1577 domain-containing protein yields the protein MAIGRTDSMQELITILESLFDETIIGSDVNIVKHLFYYLKADNREFEFIYEEDTLVAAVEEIEAHTVTLLIPDLVEKGSRRARVRFEVMNINYQFEVVILDIQKEQIVIKTPTELQSYQLRTNKRIPVDDLFMNFIILFRSLSGGSREVGKNLYAESRFPHLMKEVRKDRPDSKLINIMLTEAIERISKDYEIHFFKEDEKLSEFEDFTKKTILRTGKTIYISDCNRITSYINETKDDVLFNYFSEHKEMAKDLGDEFALEFFESMRKHESRNFLVSYIITPIRLYEDVVGYIKVYSTAMERFTISQNQAVYIFELAEIISYVFTKIAIQYGSYETMQSTTKVVDISLDGLLFEIYDKRLFHYLKRHNIIKMFIPLNKERTMILRGEIIRFLDKGDHYHLGVNYFSSAPDDMLYLESYLFEKSMKILSE from the coding sequence ATGGCGATCGGCAGAACAGACTCGATGCAGGAACTCATCACGATTCTAGAATCGTTATTTGATGAGACCATCATTGGTTCCGACGTCAATATTGTTAAACACCTATTTTATTACCTGAAGGCAGACAATAGGGAGTTCGAATTCATCTACGAAGAAGACACTCTGGTGGCCGCTGTCGAAGAAATTGAAGCTCATACCGTCACACTTCTCATACCTGATCTAGTTGAAAAAGGTTCTAGACGAGCTCGTGTTCGATTTGAGGTCATGAACATCAACTACCAGTTTGAAGTAGTCATCCTCGACATCCAAAAAGAACAAATTGTCATCAAAACACCAACTGAGTTACAATCCTACCAACTCAGAACCAACAAAAGGATTCCTGTAGATGATTTGTTTATGAACTTCATCATCCTCTTTCGCAGTTTGTCTGGGGGTTCGAGAGAAGTCGGGAAAAACCTATATGCGGAAAGCCGATTCCCTCACCTAATGAAGGAAGTACGAAAAGATAGGCCAGATAGCAAACTCATCAATATCATGTTAACGGAAGCAATCGAGAGGATTTCAAAAGATTATGAAATCCATTTTTTCAAAGAAGATGAAAAGTTAAGTGAGTTTGAAGATTTTACAAAAAAAACAATCCTTCGAACAGGGAAAACCATTTATATCTCAGATTGTAACCGAATCACTTCCTATATCAACGAAACAAAAGATGATGTTTTATTTAATTATTTTTCCGAACACAAAGAAATGGCAAAGGATTTAGGAGACGAATTTGCATTGGAGTTTTTTGAATCCATGCGAAAACACGAGTCCCGAAACTTTCTCGTTTCTTATATCATTACACCAATTCGATTGTATGAAGATGTGGTTGGTTATATCAAAGTATATTCAACAGCAATGGAACGTTTTACGATTTCTCAAAACCAAGCAGTGTACATATTTGAATTAGCCGAAATTATCAGTTATGTATTCACAAAAATTGCCATTCAATATGGAAGTTATGAGACCATGCAATCCACAACCAAAGTGGTGGACATTTCATTGGATGGCCTACTTTTCGAAATTTACGACAAACGTTTATTTCATTACCTGAAACGTCACAATATCATTAAGATGTTTATCCCACTGAATAAAGAAAGAACAATGATCCTTCGCGGAGAAATCATTCGATTTTTGGACAAAGGAGATCACTACCATCTGGGTGTGAACTATTTTAGCTCCGCACCAGATGATATGTTATATTTAGAGTCTTATTTATTCGAAAAGAGTATGAAGATTCTTTCAGAGTAG
- a CDS encoding enoyl-CoA hydratase/isomerase family protein: MKSRFETKEYEFLEIESRETEDGTIVSIFLNNPSSRNSMTWKMGEEFSHAIHSIRKQKKLPRVVIISGRNDVFCAGGDLNLLRSFSEKSFSQNKRDMRKFYGFFLSVRKLPIPVIAAVNGHAIGAGLSLTFGCDLRIYASDGKYSFNFVRLGIHPGMGSSYLAPELLGKSLGGRLLLTGETFDGNKAKEWNLAIDAVPKTSVYDRAMELAISLSKAAPLALQELKQNLYSWKQLDSALKKEAESQARNFISDDFKETIQSIIEKRDPKFLGK; this comes from the coding sequence ATGAAATCGCGATTTGAGACCAAAGAGTATGAATTCCTAGAAATAGAATCCCGTGAAACTGAAGATGGAACCATTGTCTCCATCTTCTTAAACAATCCCTCTTCTCGAAATTCCATGACGTGGAAAATGGGGGAAGAATTTTCTCATGCCATTCATTCTATTCGCAAACAAAAAAAATTACCAAGAGTTGTGATCATTTCGGGCAGAAATGATGTGTTCTGTGCTGGTGGTGATTTGAATTTATTACGTTCTTTCTCTGAAAAAAGTTTCTCGCAAAACAAGCGTGATATGAGAAAGTTCTATGGTTTCTTTTTGTCCGTGAGAAAACTTCCTATCCCTGTGATTGCTGCTGTCAACGGTCATGCCATAGGTGCTGGTCTTTCCCTTACCTTTGGTTGTGACTTACGTATTTATGCAAGTGATGGAAAGTATTCTTTTAATTTTGTTCGATTAGGAATCCACCCAGGTATGGGATCAAGTTATCTGGCTCCAGAGTTACTTGGAAAAAGTTTAGGTGGTCGTTTGCTTCTCACAGGTGAGACGTTTGATGGAAACAAAGCCAAAGAGTGGAATCTTGCAATCGATGCTGTTCCAAAAACATCTGTGTATGATCGTGCCATGGAGCTTGCCATATCGTTATCGAAAGCAGCCCCACTTGCTTTGCAGGAATTGAAACAAAATCTATACTCCTGGAAACAATTAGATTCTGCCTTGAAAAAAGAAGCAGAATCTCAAGCGCGTAACTTTATCTCGGATGACTTTAAAGAGACGATTCAGAGTATCATAGAAAAGCGGGATCCCAAATTTCTGGGAAAATAA
- a CDS encoding Crp/Fnr family transcriptional regulator yields MSDPSQNPDCFICDYKNHNVLHCAAHETIERINAGKDFTVFTRGKHLVTAGAKAEGFFFIKSGLARSYVQLPSGKEQTLRLSGPGDWVGFRDCISDSVFHHNVIAVEDTHACYITGALIDALVKDDNNFQKEVFRQMAKEWREMEEHVVSLGTKQVHEKLAEILIVLDNAQGRKNHVELKVTRDVLATFIGTKTETLVRALSDLKAREFISVDKNRIDILNREALYSLSKIA; encoded by the coding sequence ATGTCTGACCCTTCGCAAAATCCTGATTGTTTTATTTGTGACTATAAAAATCATAACGTGCTTCACTGCGCGGCACATGAGACCATAGAGAGAATCAATGCAGGCAAAGACTTCACTGTTTTTACCCGGGGGAAACACCTCGTAACAGCTGGTGCCAAAGCAGAAGGATTTTTTTTCATCAAGTCTGGACTTGCGAGAAGTTACGTGCAACTCCCAAGTGGAAAGGAACAAACATTGCGTCTCAGCGGACCGGGCGATTGGGTTGGGTTTCGCGATTGTATTTCTGATTCTGTTTTCCATCACAATGTCATTGCTGTGGAAGACACTCATGCTTGTTACATCACAGGAGCTCTCATTGATGCTCTGGTCAAAGATGACAATAATTTTCAAAAAGAAGTGTTCCGCCAAATGGCCAAAGAATGGCGTGAGATGGAAGAACATGTGGTCTCATTAGGAACAAAACAAGTTCATGAAAAATTAGCAGAGATTCTCATTGTTTTGGACAATGCCCAAGGTCGAAAGAACCATGTAGAACTGAAAGTGACAAGAGACGTTCTTGCAACGTTTATAGGTACAAAAACGGAAACTTTGGTACGGGCCCTCTCGGATCTTAAAGCTCGAGAATTTATCTCTGTGGACAAAAATCGAATCGATATCCTGAACAGAGAAGCGTTGTATTCTCTTTCAAAAATTGCCTAA
- a CDS encoding rhomboid family intramembrane serine protease: MSRNRSQGPSLFGNPILHPLNVILILNCFVFFLQYFANQQLIFRFGLTPDFVLSGEVWQVFTYGFLHAVDLIPFHLLVNMYGMYMLGSNIIPIIGKSKFTILYFASQIGAGIFVVLSAYLNLMLGGGIPVLESMTTQTIGASGALFGLLALFGLFYPNAELLLFIFPVKAKNAVWVSLIIGYLISQFGNGAISNTCHLGGALTALALVKLFPKHFLPSTIPYLPGLEWEEPNQREIQSQAKPKMTPVEDLFLDQKKFNESVLKQIDSKKDVSSVISYLEPLQVQNANICPPSTYNTEDPICLRCEWLPNCALRRAKG; the protein is encoded by the coding sequence ATGAGTAGAAATCGAAGCCAGGGACCTAGTTTATTTGGGAATCCCATCCTTCATCCTTTGAATGTGATTTTAATCCTCAATTGTTTTGTCTTTTTTTTACAATACTTTGCCAACCAACAACTTATCTTCCGATTTGGTCTCACTCCTGATTTTGTTTTGAGTGGGGAAGTCTGGCAAGTATTCACTTATGGATTTTTACATGCCGTTGATTTGATTCCATTCCATTTACTCGTGAATATGTATGGAATGTATATGTTAGGAAGCAACATCATACCGATCATTGGAAAATCAAAGTTTACAATTTTGTATTTTGCCTCTCAGATTGGGGCAGGAATCTTTGTCGTACTTTCTGCCTATTTAAATTTGATGTTAGGTGGTGGAATCCCTGTTTTGGAGTCAATGACAACACAGACCATTGGTGCTTCAGGAGCACTTTTCGGCTTACTCGCGTTATTCGGTCTTTTTTATCCCAATGCAGAATTGTTATTATTTATTTTCCCAGTGAAAGCGAAAAATGCGGTTTGGGTATCTCTCATCATCGGGTATTTGATTTCTCAATTTGGGAATGGTGCCATTTCCAACACTTGCCATTTGGGCGGTGCACTCACGGCATTAGCACTCGTGAAACTATTTCCAAAACATTTTTTACCAAGTACGATTCCATATCTCCCTGGATTGGAATGGGAAGAGCCAAACCAAAGAGAAATACAATCTCAGGCAAAACCAAAAATGACTCCCGTCGAAGATTTGTTTTTGGATCAAAAAAAGTTCAATGAGTCCGTTTTGAAACAAATTGACTCCAAAAAGGATGTATCCTCTGTCATTTCCTATTTAGAGCCACTCCAAGTGCAAAATGCAAATATTTGCCCACCATCTACGTATAATACCGAAGATCCCATTTGTTTGCGCTGTGAATGGTTGCCAAATTGTGCCTTACGTAGGGCCAAGGGATAA
- the hisB gene encoding imidazoleglycerol-phosphate dehydratase HisB: MVESRKTSETDIRLDLNLRGSGVYTFDTEIPFFEHMLSHIAKHGLIDMDLKLRGDIGIDCHHSVEDTAILLGQMIHNQLGDKKGIFRYGHFTLPMDEVLTTVAVDLGGRFYFKYTGPSLDGKFGIYDAELTLEFLQKLALNAKMNLHVVVHYGENRHHIHESIFKALGKALRQAIAIDSSAKDQIPSTKGMLE; this comes from the coding sequence ATGGTGGAATCCAGAAAAACATCCGAAACAGACATCCGCTTGGACTTAAACCTCCGGGGCAGTGGTGTTTATACTTTTGATACCGAAATCCCTTTTTTTGAGCATATGCTCTCTCACATAGCCAAACACGGCCTCATTGATATGGATCTAAAACTACGTGGGGACATTGGCATTGATTGCCACCATTCCGTGGAAGATACGGCCATCCTACTTGGACAAATGATCCACAACCAACTTGGGGACAAAAAAGGGATCTTTCGATATGGCCATTTCACCCTACCAATGGATGAAGTGCTAACCACTGTTGCAGTAGACCTCGGGGGAAGATTTTATTTTAAATACACTGGGCCATCGCTTGACGGAAAGTTTGGAATCTACGACGCCGAACTTACGTTAGAGTTCCTCCAGAAATTAGCACTCAATGCAAAAATGAACTTACATGTTGTGGTTCATTACGGAGAAAATAGACATCATATCCATGAGTCGATTTTCAAAGCATTGGGAAAAGCATTACGCCAAGCCATTGCGATTGATTCCAGTGCGAAAGATCAGATCCCTTCTACAAAGGGAATGCTCGAGTGA
- the hisH gene encoding imidazole glycerol phosphate synthase subunit HisH, which yields MIAVLDFGMGNIHSLLKAVSLHTNDFVFTSDVNEVKKADKIILPGDGHFDKAMQNLNELGFVSLIKEHVAAKKYLFGICIGYQVLFEDSDETNKPGSTIPGLGLIRGKIRKFEGKPNLKVPHMGWNKLFDIKPKNTKLLKEIPNESFMYFIHSYRPVGVDRLDITANCHYYGETFPAVVEKETVFGTQFHPEKSDKLGLGILKNFIEL from the coding sequence GTGATTGCTGTTTTAGACTTTGGAATGGGGAATATCCATTCCTTATTGAAAGCTGTTTCGTTACATACAAATGATTTTGTTTTTACAAGTGACGTAAACGAAGTCAAAAAAGCCGACAAGATCATTTTGCCTGGAGACGGTCATTTTGATAAAGCCATGCAAAATCTAAATGAGCTTGGGTTTGTTTCTCTGATCAAGGAACATGTTGCGGCAAAGAAATATCTATTTGGAATTTGTATCGGTTATCAAGTGTTATTTGAAGATTCTGACGAAACAAATAAACCTGGCTCTACCATTCCTGGTCTTGGATTGATTCGTGGGAAGATCAGAAAGTTTGAAGGGAAACCCAATCTTAAAGTTCCACATATGGGATGGAACAAACTCTTTGATATCAAACCAAAAAATACAAAACTACTGAAAGAAATTCCAAATGAATCCTTTATGTATTTTATCCATTCGTACAGGCCAGTTGGTGTAGATCGGTTGGATATCACTGCCAATTGCCATTATTATGGCGAAACCTTTCCTGCAGTTGTAGAAAAAGAAACTGTATTTGGTACTCAATTCCACCCAGAGAAATCTGATAAACTAGGGCTTGGAATCCTCAAGAACTTTATTGAACTCTAA
- the hisA gene encoding 1-(5-phosphoribosyl)-5-[(5-phosphoribosylamino)methylideneamino]imidazole-4-carboxamide isomerase, with amino-acid sequence MLVLPAIDLLDNEAVRLLQGDYSQKTVYSSEPEKMIQVFEEQGATLIHIVDLNAAKTGKSENEATIKKIKEKCSVTLELGGGIRSIENMKFYDGLGVSRLILGTVAVEDPKTVEKGLSLFGQDRIVIGIDAKNGYVRTKGWETNSGILYKEFVKQMYDMGVRHVIFTDISKDGMMEGPNTDVYSELLTEFPDLQLVASGGVSSKEDLVNLYERTKGKLFGAITGKAIYEGKLDLKESIRILNQKRELRT; translated from the coding sequence ATGTTAGTATTACCAGCAATTGATTTACTCGACAATGAAGCAGTCCGCCTTTTGCAAGGTGACTACTCCCAGAAAACGGTTTACTCTTCTGAACCTGAAAAGATGATTCAGGTCTTTGAAGAACAAGGTGCCACTCTGATTCACATTGTAGACTTAAATGCCGCCAAAACCGGCAAATCAGAGAACGAAGCGACGATTAAAAAAATCAAAGAAAAATGTTCCGTCACACTTGAATTAGGTGGCGGAATTCGTTCCATTGAAAACATGAAATTTTATGATGGGTTAGGTGTCTCGCGTCTTATTTTAGGAACAGTCGCTGTGGAAGATCCCAAGACAGTGGAGAAGGGGCTTTCTCTTTTCGGTCAGGATCGAATTGTCATTGGAATTGATGCCAAAAATGGATATGTTCGCACCAAAGGTTGGGAAACCAACTCTGGCATTTTGTACAAAGAGTTTGTAAAACAAATGTATGATATGGGTGTTCGGCATGTGATTTTTACCGATATTTCCAAAGACGGTATGATGGAAGGCCCGAATACAGATGTTTATTCAGAGTTACTTACGGAATTTCCCGATTTACAACTCGTGGCTTCTGGTGGGGTTTCATCGAAAGAGGATTTGGTAAACTTGTATGAGAGAACCAAAGGGAAATTGTTCGGTGCCATCACAGGAAAAGCCATTTATGAAGGAAAATTGGATCTAAAAGAAAGTATCAGGATTCTAAATCAAAAGAGGGAATTAAGAACATGA
- a CDS encoding thioredoxin domain-containing protein, which yields MNRKNLAIGGLVVGVLGILLSFLLAVEYFGIGTDNLAGAACSALGGGDSCLKVAESSYSAIPGVPFLGNVPIALLGFGFYGLVVYAFYLISKSTSSEEVSKLLSLLVPVLVLGFVFDLILFGISVGIIGTICQLCFLTYIVTISLLAIVYLLWKVEGKSELNIPSAIKDGFATFGLVFFFSFSVGFAASKMWVKGESSNTLATSRGMDSQEIQSKIDAYFLEPTLGIKVVGSPTIGKKDAPITIVKYADYNCGHCMHTSHILHTVLSEYDGMVKVVYKNFPLDGSCNRLMQQPRPGATSCIAAMAAICADKQGKFEPMYRGLYDNLEKGVAHSGASVVNLGNLIGLNVNALKTCMASREAQNQLNAEIDEAEKLNIQSTPSLYINDRRIESGTPNPVFLKTLLEQIIQKM from the coding sequence ATGAATCGCAAAAATTTAGCAATTGGTGGGTTAGTCGTAGGAGTTTTAGGAATTCTTTTGTCTTTCCTATTAGCAGTAGAGTATTTTGGCATCGGTACGGACAATCTTGCTGGGGCCGCATGTTCGGCATTAGGTGGTGGAGATTCCTGCTTAAAAGTAGCGGAAAGCTCTTATTCCGCAATCCCTGGCGTTCCTTTCTTGGGGAATGTTCCAATCGCCTTACTGGGTTTTGGATTTTATGGATTGGTTGTATATGCATTTTACCTAATTTCCAAAAGCACAAGTTCCGAGGAGGTATCAAAACTCCTTTCTCTTCTTGTGCCAGTTTTAGTTTTGGGTTTTGTCTTTGATCTGATCTTATTTGGGATCTCTGTTGGGATCATCGGAACCATTTGTCAATTGTGCTTTTTGACTTACATCGTCACGATCTCTTTGCTTGCCATTGTATATCTTTTATGGAAAGTGGAAGGGAAATCAGAATTGAACATTCCTTCTGCGATCAAAGATGGTTTTGCGACATTCGGACTTGTCTTCTTTTTTAGTTTTTCTGTTGGTTTTGCCGCAAGCAAAATGTGGGTAAAAGGAGAATCTTCCAATACTCTTGCTACATCTAGAGGAATGGATTCCCAAGAAATCCAATCAAAAATTGATGCTTACTTTTTGGAACCAACTCTTGGAATCAAAGTGGTTGGTTCTCCCACCATCGGAAAAAAAGATGCACCTATTACGATTGTGAAATATGCCGATTATAACTGTGGTCATTGTATGCATACAAGTCATATTTTGCATACGGTGCTTTCTGAGTATGATGGAATGGTAAAGGTTGTATATAAGAATTTCCCACTAGACGGTTCATGTAACCGCCTCATGCAACAACCACGTCCTGGTGCGACTTCTTGCATTGCCGCCATGGCAGCGATATGTGCTGACAAACAAGGAAAGTTTGAGCCAATGTATCGCGGGTTATACGATAACCTAGAGAAGGGTGTTGCTCATTCGGGTGCAAGTGTCGTCAATTTAGGAAATCTCATTGGTCTGAATGTCAATGCACTCAAAACTTGTATGGCTTCTAGAGAAGCACAAAACCAATTGAATGCCGAGATCGATGAAGCAGAAAAACTGAACATCCAATCCACTCCATCTCTATACATCAATGATCGTAGAATTGAAAGTGGAACACCAAATCCAGTTTTCTTAAAAACCTTACTCGAACAAATCATTCAAAAGATGTAA
- a CDS encoding N-acetylneuraminate synthase family protein, producing the protein MDFHIGKKTLTRNSEPYLIAEIGLNHNADIEIGKRTIDKAKESGAHAVKFQTYRTEEFIDSKNPDVKFLFDIFKQYELNETLHREFQKTALDLGLDFFSTPLCNSAVDLLCDLDVPVFKIASGDIVNLPLLDKVIQTGKPILVSTGAALPEEVTRAISKFQKENVETCILHCVSMYPTPLEKVNLQSIPFYLDTTNYVVGFSDHTGGTIASAVAIGLGAVIIEKHFTLDRSLDGPDHTISMDPESFRKLAEETKQSFLMRGVYGKNTHAEETNGWFYGRRSLYKQNNSVLSLRPALHTKDKTVLDSWSLDLVGDPSRFPEGPIRLAPITK; encoded by the coding sequence TTGGATTTTCACATTGGCAAAAAAACTCTCACTCGAAACTCAGAACCCTATTTAATCGCAGAAATTGGCCTAAACCACAATGCTGACATAGAAATCGGAAAGCGCACCATCGATAAAGCAAAAGAATCCGGTGCGCATGCGGTTAAGTTTCAAACCTACCGCACGGAAGAGTTCATCGATTCGAAAAATCCTGATGTAAAGTTTTTATTTGATATCTTCAAACAATATGAATTGAACGAAACCCTTCATCGAGAATTCCAAAAAACTGCTTTGGATCTTGGGCTTGATTTTTTTTCTACCCCTCTCTGCAATTCCGCAGTCGATCTGTTATGTGACCTAGATGTCCCTGTTTTTAAAATTGCTTCTGGGGATATTGTCAACTTACCTCTTTTGGACAAAGTGATCCAAACAGGAAAACCCATCCTAGTTTCCACTGGAGCGGCTTTGCCAGAGGAAGTGACACGTGCGATTTCAAAATTCCAAAAAGAAAATGTTGAAACCTGTATTCTGCATTGTGTATCCATGTATCCGACTCCCCTAGAGAAAGTAAATTTACAATCGATTCCTTTTTATCTGGATACAACAAACTATGTTGTTGGTTTTAGCGACCACACAGGTGGAACCATTGCCTCTGCAGTTGCCATTGGACTTGGTGCTGTGATCATCGAAAAACATTTTACGTTGGATCGCAGTTTGGATGGTCCAGATCATACTATCTCCATGGACCCAGAGTCTTTTCGCAAATTAGCAGAAGAAACAAAACAAAGTTTTCTAATGCGTGGTGTGTATGGAAAAAATACACATGCAGAAGAAACCAATGGCTGGTTTTACGGACGAAGGTCTTTATACAAACAAAACAATTCTGTGTTAAGCCTAAGACCAGCACTTCATACAAAAGACAAAACGGTATTAGATTCTTGGAGTCTTGACTTGGTAGGGGATCCTTCTCGATTCCCAGAAGGACCCATTCGTTTGGCACCTATAACGAAATAG
- the feoB gene encoding ferrous iron transport protein B, which yields MKQKNIYLVGNPNCGKTTLFNQLTGLTQKTGNFSGVTVEKKEGFVSLPNLELKVTDLPGTYGLGGIAEDKKIAYEVLLQRKEDEAVIYVLDALNLERGLQFLLQIIDMGVPTLVVLTMKDVLEKKKIRLNLEALKQSLGLEIVLVNAKSGEGIQDLKRLLSDENSFRKQKRLWKWETAEENFLSKLKQKLKITTNEAEFFLSQALKFLNGDPHLQDNRYLEQFPSETKEFLKKELESKKFQFGYQDEMVHRSIFIKKIITETIQIPSVTQGGWEESLDRVFLHPVLGFLCFFLLMGLLFQSLFSFAEIPMDFIEQGISALQDLTSNAIPKGPFQSLLVEGILGGVGSVVVFIPQIALLFLFIGILEESGYLARASFLMDRLMGKFGLSGKSFIPLLSSAACAVPAILGTRTIENKSDRFTTIMVSPLIMCSARYPVYILIVGTVFSYPPIFGIFNVQGFVLFSMFFLGMTVSFAFALLFRKTVFKENASYFVMELPRYNIPSYKSLFFTVYGKVKSFLATAGQIILYISVVLWFLSHFPAQYKDDVWKTSPIETSYIGRVGKVMEPAIEPLGFDWKIGISILTSFAAREVMVSTLAVLYGSEEEGEESESLRETLRSDRKADGRLVWTPLTGVSLLLFFAFASQCMSTLAVTKKETGSLFWPMVQFLYMTTLAISTSFFVYQLGKILGFV from the coding sequence ATGAAACAAAAAAACATTTACTTAGTCGGAAACCCAAATTGTGGGAAGACAACATTATTCAACCAACTCACAGGTCTTACTCAAAAGACAGGAAACTTTAGCGGTGTCACCGTAGAAAAAAAAGAAGGTTTTGTTTCCTTACCGAATCTCGAATTAAAAGTCACCGACTTACCAGGAACATACGGTCTTGGTGGAATCGCCGAAGACAAAAAAATTGCCTATGAAGTTTTACTTCAAAGAAAAGAAGATGAAGCTGTTATTTATGTATTAGATGCTCTTAATTTAGAGAGAGGTCTGCAATTTTTGTTACAAATCATCGACATGGGCGTACCAACCTTGGTGGTTCTCACCATGAAAGATGTTTTAGAGAAGAAAAAAATCAGGCTGAATTTAGAAGCTCTCAAACAATCGCTTGGTTTAGAAATTGTACTTGTGAATGCAAAATCAGGAGAAGGAATTCAAGATTTAAAACGTTTACTATCCGACGAGAATTCTTTTCGCAAACAGAAACGACTCTGGAAATGGGAAACAGCAGAAGAAAACTTTCTTTCGAAACTCAAACAAAAGTTAAAGATCACAACCAATGAAGCTGAATTTTTCCTTTCCCAAGCATTAAAGTTTTTGAACGGAGACCCACACTTACAAGACAATCGTTACTTAGAACAATTCCCTTCCGAAACAAAAGAATTTTTAAAGAAAGAATTAGAGTCCAAAAAATTCCAGTTTGGATACCAAGATGAAATGGTCCACCGATCCATCTTCATTAAAAAAATCATCACAGAAACGATACAGATCCCAAGTGTCACCCAAGGAGGATGGGAAGAGAGTTTAGATCGTGTCTTTTTGCATCCTGTTTTAGGATTTCTTTGTTTTTTCCTTTTGATGGGTCTTCTTTTCCAAAGTCTATTTAGTTTTGCAGAAATCCCCATGGATTTCATCGAACAAGGAATCTCTGCGTTACAAGATCTCACTTCCAATGCAATTCCAAAAGGGCCGTTTCAGTCTCTACTCGTAGAAGGGATATTAGGTGGTGTAGGAAGTGTTGTTGTTTTTATACCACAAATTGCGCTTCTCTTTTTATTCATCGGAATCTTAGAAGAATCTGGATATTTGGCAAGAGCGAGTTTCCTTATGGATCGATTGATGGGAAAATTTGGACTTTCTGGAAAATCCTTCATTCCCCTACTCTCTTCTGCTGCTTGTGCTGTACCTGCGATTCTTGGAACAAGAACCATCGAAAACAAATCAGATCGATTTACAACGATCATGGTGTCTCCACTCATTATGTGTTCGGCAAGATACCCTGTTTACATTCTCATTGTAGGAACTGTTTTTAGTTATCCGCCAATCTTTGGTATTTTCAATGTCCAAGGATTTGTTTTATTTTCCATGTTCTTCCTTGGAATGACGGTGAGTTTTGCCTTTGCCCTTCTCTTCCGAAAGACGGTTTTTAAAGAGAACGCATCCTACTTTGTGATGGAACTTCCCAGATATAACATACCTTCCTATAAAAGTTTGTTTTTTACCGTTTACGGGAAGGTAAAATCCTTTTTGGCAACGGCAGGACAAATCATCCTTTATATTTCAGTGGTCTTATGGTTTTTAAGCCATTTCCCTGCCCAATACAAAGATGATGTATGGAAAACAAGTCCAATCGAAACATCCTATATCGGTCGTGTCGGCAAAGTCATGGAACCTGCCATCGAACCACTGGGTTTTGATTGGAAAATTGGAATTTCCATTTTAACTTCATTTGCCGCACGTGAAGTTATGGTATCCACCTTGGCAGTGTTATATGGATCAGAAGAGGAAGGTGAAGAATCGGAATCCTTACGAGAAACTCTTCGTTCCGATCGGAAAGCAGACGGACGCCTTGTTTGGACACCTCTGACTGGAGTTTCTCTCCTTCTCTTTTTTGCGTTTGCAAGCCAATGTATGTCAACTCTAGCTGTGACAAAAAAAGAAACAGGAAGTTTGTTTTGGCCAATGGTTCAGTTTTTATATATGACAACTCTCGCCATTTCCACGTCCTTCTTTGTGTATCAGTTGGGAAAAATTTTAGGATTTGTTTAA
- a CDS encoding ferrous iron transport protein A — translation MTLLDLHEGESAEIQSINLDQLPKPMITELLELGFFPGAEIFLKTKSMLLGKLICTLGGTTIGLRMKDGEAILLKPIKR, via the coding sequence ATGACATTACTAGACTTACACGAAGGGGAATCGGCTGAAATTCAGTCCATCAACTTGGACCAATTGCCAAAACCAATGATCACAGAACTTTTGGAACTTGGTTTTTTCCCTGGAGCAGAAATATTCCTCAAAACCAAATCTATGTTACTTGGTAAACTTATCTGTACACTTGGTGGAACCACCATTGGGTTACGCATGAAAGACGGAGAAGCAATTTTACTGAAACCAATCAAACGATGA